One region of Bartonella alsatica genomic DNA includes:
- a CDS encoding cation diffusion facilitator family transporter: protein MIVKINIQSLTLYSIFVACVVFSLKYWAYHITDSVALYSDALESSVNILATLVAWWAVKVSMKPADYDHPFGHHKAEYFSAIFEGILIIIAAIVILREAWMALSTIKVLQTPGIWFVIHLVACVINYLWGWVLIQQGKIHRSPALKADGMHFITDVFTSLAILIGLIAGFVGGWGILDPILAIIVAVNILLQGWKVIRSAVQGLMDVGVELNETMRIRELISANAQGALEVHDLLTRVAGRVTFIEFHLVVPAVMSVGEAHQICDKIESVIQKEFDNVRISIHVEPEDEAKLPSGTTVIPFI from the coding sequence ATGATTGTAAAAATCAATATACAAAGCTTAACCTTGTACTCTATTTTTGTTGCTTGTGTCGTTTTTTCTTTGAAATATTGGGCATATCACATCACTGATTCGGTTGCACTTTATTCTGATGCATTGGAATCAAGCGTCAATATACTTGCTACATTGGTAGCATGGTGGGCTGTTAAAGTAAGTATGAAACCGGCGGATTATGATCATCCTTTTGGACATCATAAAGCTGAGTATTTTTCTGCGATTTTTGAAGGAATCCTAATTATTATTGCAGCAATTGTCATTTTAAGAGAAGCGTGGATGGCTCTTTCAACCATTAAAGTATTGCAGACACCTGGAATCTGGTTCGTTATTCATCTTGTTGCATGTGTCATAAATTATTTGTGGGGTTGGGTCCTGATTCAACAGGGGAAAATTCACCGTTCACCGGCTCTTAAAGCTGATGGAATGCATTTCATAACAGATGTTTTTACTTCGCTTGCTATTTTAATTGGTTTAATTGCTGGTTTTGTAGGGGGATGGGGTATTTTAGATCCGATTTTAGCGATAATTGTTGCTGTTAATATTCTTTTGCAGGGCTGGAAGGTGATTAGAAGCGCCGTTCAAGGATTAATGGATGTTGGTGTTGAATTGAATGAAACTATGCGGATTCGTGAGCTTATTTCTGCAAATGCACAGGGTGCTCTTGAAGTACATGATTTGCTTACCCGTGTTGCTGGTAGAGTTACTTTTATAGAGTTTCATTTGGTCGTACCAGCTGTAATGTCGGTAGGAGAAGCACATCAGATTTGTGATAAAATTGAAAGTGTTATTCAAAAAGAATTTGATAATGTACGTATTTCTATTCATGTTGAACCTGAAGATGAGGCTAAATTGCCTTCAGGTACAACAGTAATTCCTTTTATATAA
- a CDS encoding DUF1153 domain-containing protein, translating to MTNLIKTQMKYVIGPDGSPLTIADLPPKTTKRWVIRRKAEVVAAVKGGLLSLDEACQRYTLTVEEFLSWQSLINEHGLAGLRITRTQHYRH from the coding sequence ATGACGAATTTGATAAAAACACAAATGAAATATGTTATTGGACCGGATGGAAGTCCACTTACAATTGCCGATCTACCACCCAAAACAACAAAGCGTTGGGTGATCCGTCGTAAAGCTGAAGTTGTTGCAGCTGTTAAAGGTGGATTGTTAAGTCTTGATGAGGCGTGTCAACGCTATACTTTAACCGTAGAAGAATTTCTTTCATGGCAAAGTTTGATCAATGAACACGGTTTAGCTGGATTAAGAATCACTAGAACCCAACATTACAGGCACTAA
- the mnmA gene encoding tRNA 2-thiouridine(34) synthase MnmA yields MFLNSLDLPGQPEDCRIVVAMSGGVDSSVVAGLLKREGYNVIGITLQLYDHGAATHRVGACCAGQDIEDARRVAETLGIPHYVLNYEKRFRETVIDPFAESYAHGETPVPCVACNQTVKFADLLATARELGADALATGHYIRSRPHGVHRALFRPLDSDRDQSYFLFATTQEQIDYLRFPLGDFPKARVREIAAEMGFVVANKHDSQDICFVPQGKYSDVITKLRPEAANPGVIVHINGQVLGKHSGIVNYTVGQRRGIGVATGEALYVVYLDVENARVIVGPREMLETRKLFLRDVNWLGDESLDNFPLDGVEVAVKVRSTCSPHLARLHYQEGVFSVDLLERENGVAPGQACVLYDRNDVEARVLGGGFVIHSERTADTEVMLKRVLCNLETKADVTSGLKTIAS; encoded by the coding sequence ATGTTTTTGAACAGTCTTGATTTGCCAGGACAACCTGAGGATTGCCGTATCGTTGTAGCAATGTCGGGAGGTGTTGATTCATCAGTTGTTGCAGGCCTTTTGAAAAGGGAAGGATATAATGTCATTGGAATTACGTTGCAGCTTTATGATCATGGTGCTGCAACACACCGGGTAGGAGCGTGTTGTGCTGGACAAGATATTGAAGATGCTCGCCGCGTAGCAGAGACGTTAGGGATACCTCATTATGTTCTTAATTATGAAAAACGATTTCGCGAAACTGTGATTGATCCTTTTGCAGAAAGTTATGCACACGGGGAGACGCCTGTGCCATGTGTGGCGTGCAATCAGACTGTTAAATTTGCTGATTTATTAGCAACCGCACGCGAATTGGGTGCAGATGCTTTAGCAACAGGTCATTATATTCGTTCACGTCCCCATGGTGTGCATCGGGCGCTTTTCCGTCCTCTTGATAGTGATCGTGATCAGAGTTATTTTCTTTTTGCAACGACACAAGAGCAGATTGATTATTTGCGTTTTCCACTTGGTGATTTTCCGAAAGCACGTGTTCGTGAAATAGCAGCAGAAATGGGTTTTGTTGTTGCCAATAAGCATGATAGCCAAGATATTTGTTTTGTTCCGCAAGGCAAATATTCTGATGTTATCACAAAATTGCGTCCAGAAGCCGCAAATCCTGGAGTTATTGTGCATATTAATGGACAGGTTTTAGGAAAACACTCGGGAATTGTTAATTATACTGTTGGTCAACGTCGTGGTATTGGTGTGGCAACAGGGGAAGCGCTTTATGTGGTTTATCTCGATGTAGAAAATGCTCGTGTTATTGTTGGACCGCGTGAGATGTTAGAAACACGTAAACTTTTTCTGCGTGATGTAAATTGGCTTGGTGATGAGTCGTTGGATAATTTTCCTCTTGATGGAGTTGAGGTTGCTGTAAAAGTTCGTTCAACGTGTTCCCCTCATCTTGCTCGCTTGCATTATCAGGAGGGTGTTTTTTCTGTTGATTTGTTGGAACGTGAAAACGGTGTAGCACCAGGGCAAGCTTGTGTTCTTTATGATAGAAATGACGTTGAGGCACGTGTTCTTGGGGGTGGGTTTGTAATCCATTCAGAACGTACTGCTGATACTGAGGTGATGTTGAAGCGCGTTTTGTGCAATCTGGAAACAAAAGCTGACGTTACTTCTGGACTTAAAACAATAGCTTCTTAA
- a CDS encoding metallophosphoesterase family protein, whose translation MLTPMFYLAHISDIHLAPLPQPSLFELCGKRLTGYLNWQKKRKSQMATNVLEILMDNLKKTNPDHLVISGDIVNLALDKEFEQAHNWLLNQGEPQNISLIFGNHDAYVRGAFQKACTFLQPWIKGDVPQESSLPFPYMRIRNNVAIIGASSAIATPPFQASGYFGKKQAQALSQLLNEAAARNLFRVVMIHHPPFHHTTSWLEKLWGIERFLNVIKHHGCELVLHGHTHLPTLNIIKGKMGKIPIVGVTSASQAFGNKKPPASFNLFTIEGFRDQWHCQLQRYSLINQKNEIACIETINL comes from the coding sequence ATGCTAACGCCTATGTTTTACCTTGCCCATATATCAGATATACATCTTGCACCACTACCACAACCTTCTTTATTTGAACTCTGTGGGAAGCGCCTTACCGGCTATCTTAATTGGCAAAAAAAACGTAAGAGCCAAATGGCAACAAACGTTTTAGAAATTTTAATGGATAACTTAAAAAAGACAAATCCTGACCATCTTGTAATTTCTGGTGATATTGTCAACCTTGCTCTCGATAAAGAATTTGAACAGGCACATAATTGGTTGCTTAACCAAGGTGAGCCTCAAAATATCTCTTTAATATTTGGCAATCATGACGCCTATGTCCGTGGAGCATTCCAAAAAGCATGTACTTTCCTTCAACCTTGGATCAAAGGTGATGTCCCTCAAGAATCTTCTCTCCCCTTTCCTTATATGCGCATCCGCAATAATGTAGCTATTATAGGTGCCTCTTCGGCTATTGCAACACCACCTTTTCAAGCTTCTGGTTATTTTGGCAAAAAGCAAGCACAAGCTTTATCACAGCTTTTAAACGAAGCAGCAGCACGCAATCTCTTTCGTGTCGTCATGATACATCATCCTCCTTTTCATCATACAACCTCTTGGCTTGAAAAATTATGGGGTATAGAGCGTTTTTTAAACGTTATCAAACATCACGGCTGTGAACTCGTTCTTCACGGGCATACTCACCTACCCACATTGAATATCATTAAAGGAAAAATGGGAAAAATTCCTATTGTTGGTGTTACTTCTGCTTCGCAAGCTTTTGGTAATAAAAAACCACCCGCAAGCTTTAACTTATTTACTATTGAAGGCTTTCGCGACCAATGGCATTGCCAATTGCAACGTTATAGTCTTATCAATCAAAAAAATGAAATAGCGTGTATTGAAACAATTAATCTTTAA
- a CDS encoding glutamine amidotransferase, protein MIPFFTFQPLLPLFWILVLGGISALFVIIGLVTQRQGSLLRLIALTSLILALLNPMIIKEQREPLKSTVGIIIDRSKSQTFGTRTNDSDKAQEQLIRVLAHYPQFEPRFIEAGKLSDNQYAPSTNLFHALRQAISDVPPSCYAGTIFITDGQVHDIPPFSDLHYKAPINALITGRLDEFDRQIKIISPPRFALVNKPQMLSILVEDKGQPQKFLPTQANITISVNGQEVGHYSVTPGIIFQTEITLPHAEKNIVQVTTDAHKGELSFENNRAVTIIEGIRENLRVLLISGAPYNGERTWRDLLKGDSNIDLVHFTILRPPNKADNTPLNQLSLVVFPTRKLFVEEIGNFDLIILDGYQHSAVLPLIYYDYIAQYVQKGGALLIVTGPEFTQQNSLAKTPLISILPALPNGVVIQKPFRPQLTKEGERHPVTRGLTTPTYPTSQWGQWLRQIAIQNIYKGTALMKGADEQPLLLLSHFGKGRVGMLLSDQSWLWARGFEGGGPYAALYRRIAHWLMKEPELEEEKLSATNNHHSLTIRRQTLKDHPEPAEITFPSGKKEKVNLTKEKEGIFTAVINTDEIGIFTIQNGDLTALSSIGMLDNLELYDVISTKEKLTSISTHTGGHVTRLYVDKKGSIELPPLKLIRPQTGHRPPLTPSIVLKEATQTRLTNSSYFSIFSGFFALLSCLFLLSSLWYRESR, encoded by the coding sequence ATGATACCATTCTTCACTTTTCAGCCTCTCTTACCTCTCTTTTGGATTCTCGTATTAGGAGGGATATCCGCCCTTTTTGTCATTATTGGCCTCGTTACCCAACGTCAAGGATCTTTATTGCGTCTTATAGCATTGACTTCACTCATCCTTGCTTTGCTTAATCCAATGATCATAAAAGAACAACGAGAACCACTTAAAAGCACGGTAGGCATTATCATTGATCGCAGCAAAAGCCAAACATTTGGCACACGTACAAATGATAGTGATAAAGCACAAGAGCAATTAATCCGTGTATTAGCACATTATCCACAATTTGAACCACGTTTTATTGAAGCTGGAAAACTTTCTGATAATCAATATGCACCCTCAACGAATTTGTTTCATGCTTTAAGACAAGCTATATCTGATGTTCCACCATCCTGTTATGCGGGCACAATTTTTATCACGGATGGTCAAGTGCATGATATTCCTCCATTCTCTGATCTTCACTATAAAGCGCCTATCAATGCTCTTATAACAGGAAGATTAGATGAATTTGACCGCCAAATTAAAATCATCTCTCCTCCCCGCTTTGCCCTTGTTAATAAACCACAAATGCTCTCTATTTTGGTAGAAGACAAAGGACAACCCCAAAAATTTCTACCAACGCAAGCAAATATTACTATAAGCGTCAATGGACAAGAAGTTGGCCATTATTCTGTAACCCCTGGTATAATTTTTCAAACTGAAATTACCCTTCCGCACGCTGAAAAAAACATCGTTCAAGTTACCACTGATGCACACAAAGGCGAATTGAGCTTTGAAAATAACCGCGCCGTAACGATTATTGAAGGAATCAGAGAAAATTTACGTGTTCTTCTTATTTCAGGTGCACCTTACAATGGTGAACGGACATGGCGTGACCTTTTGAAAGGTGACTCTAATATTGATCTTGTTCATTTTACTATTTTGCGTCCTCCCAACAAAGCAGATAATACGCCATTAAACCAATTATCACTTGTAGTTTTTCCTACAAGAAAGCTCTTTGTTGAAGAGATTGGTAATTTTGATCTCATCATCCTTGATGGCTACCAACATTCTGCAGTTCTGCCATTAATCTATTATGATTATATCGCTCAATATGTACAAAAGGGTGGTGCATTGCTGATAGTGACAGGACCGGAATTTACTCAACAAAACTCACTTGCAAAAACACCTCTAATAAGTATCCTACCCGCACTACCTAATGGTGTTGTTATTCAAAAACCATTTCGCCCCCAATTAACCAAAGAAGGTGAACGTCATCCTGTTACAAGAGGTCTTACAACACCTACTTATCCAACCTCTCAATGGGGACAATGGCTCCGACAAATTGCCATTCAAAACATATATAAAGGCACTGCTCTCATGAAAGGAGCCGATGAACAACCTCTTTTACTTCTTTCCCATTTTGGTAAAGGACGTGTAGGTATGTTGCTTTCCGACCAAAGTTGGCTTTGGGCACGAGGTTTCGAGGGTGGAGGCCCTTATGCGGCTCTGTATCGTCGAATTGCCCATTGGCTTATGAAAGAACCCGAGCTTGAAGAGGAAAAATTAAGCGCTACCAACAACCATCATAGTTTAACGATTCGCCGCCAAACGCTCAAAGATCATCCAGAACCAGCCGAAATAACTTTTCCCTCTGGGAAAAAAGAAAAAGTCAACCTTACAAAAGAGAAAGAAGGCATTTTTACAGCAGTTATTAACACTGATGAAATAGGAATTTTTACTATCCAAAATGGCGATTTAACAGCACTTTCTTCTATAGGGATGCTAGATAATCTTGAATTATATGATGTCATTTCAACGAAAGAAAAGCTAACCTCCATCAGTACACACACGGGTGGACATGTCACGCGTCTATATGTCGACAAAAAAGGAAGCATTGAGCTTCCTCCACTCAAGCTGATTCGACCACAAACAGGCCACAGACCTCCCCTTACTCCTTCAATTGTTCTGAAAGAAGCAACGCAGACCCGTTTAACTAATTCTTCCTATTTTTCAATCTTTTCTGGTTTCTTTGCACTACTTTCTTGCCTTTTCCTGTTGAGCAGCCTGTGGTATCGTGAAAGCCGTTAA
- the ctrA gene encoding response regulator transcription factor CtrA: MRVLLIEDDKATTQSIELMLKSANFNVYITDLGEEGVDLGKLYDYDIILLDLNLPDMSGYDVLRTLRLAKIKTPVLILSGMNAIEDKVRGFGFGADDYMTKPFHKDELIARIHAVVRRSKGHAQSVIVTGDLTVNLDTKTVEVAGHPVHLTGKEYQMLELLSLRKGTTLTKEMFLNHLYGGMDEPELKIIDVFICKLRKKLETVSSRVNYIDTVWGRGYVLRDPVEENVRKTA, translated from the coding sequence ATGCGCGTATTATTAATTGAAGATGATAAAGCAACGACTCAGAGCATTGAACTCATGCTAAAGTCAGCAAACTTTAATGTTTATATCACTGATCTAGGTGAAGAAGGGGTGGATTTAGGAAAGCTTTATGATTACGATATCATTTTGCTTGATTTGAATCTGCCTGATATGTCAGGTTATGATGTCCTGCGAACTCTAAGATTGGCAAAAATAAAAACCCCTGTCCTTATTCTCTCCGGTATGAATGCCATTGAAGATAAGGTACGTGGTTTTGGTTTTGGTGCTGATGATTATATGACTAAACCTTTCCATAAGGATGAGCTTATTGCGCGTATTCATGCAGTTGTTCGCCGCTCGAAAGGGCATGCGCAATCAGTTATTGTTACGGGTGATCTCACTGTTAATCTTGACACAAAAACAGTCGAAGTTGCTGGCCATCCTGTTCATTTAACTGGTAAAGAGTATCAGATGCTAGAACTTCTTTCTTTGCGCAAAGGTACTACACTCACCAAAGAAATGTTTCTCAATCATCTTTACGGTGGAATGGATGAACCAGAGCTTAAAATTATCGATGTTTTTATTTGTAAACTACGGAAGAAATTGGAAACTGTCTCTTCTCGTGTAAACTACATCGATACAGTTTGGGGGCGAGGTTATGTGTTACGTGATCCAGTTGAAGAAAACGTACGTAAAACCGCTTAA